The following are encoded together in the Pseudomonas sp. IB20 genome:
- the nuoN gene encoding NADH-quinone oxidoreductase subunit NuoN, with translation MEFTIQHFIALAPLLITSLTVVAVMLAIAWRRNHSQTFLLSCAGLNLALLSIIPALKVAPLAVTPLMMVDDFALLYIALILVATLACVTLAHAYLGEGGTGYPGNKEELYLLILLAAAGGIVLVSAQHLAGLFIGLELLSIPTYGLVAYAFFNKRSLEAGIKYMVLSAAGSAFLLFGMALLYAEAGSLSFTGIGHALATTNSPAPIAQLGLAMMLIGLAFKLSLVPFHLWTPDVYEGAPAPVAAFLATASKVAVFAVMVRLFQISPAANTGVLSNVLTIIAIASILFGNLLALTQNNLKRLLGYSSIAHFGYLLIALVASKGLAVEAMGVYLVTYVITSLGAFGVITLMSSPFKGRDADALYEYRGLFWRRPYLTAVLTVMMLSLAGIPLTAGFIGKFYIVATGVEAHEWWLVASLVLGSAIGVFYYLRVMVTLYLIEPNLRRVDAELHWEQKAGGVMLLAIALLAFFLGVYPQPLLTLVQHAVLGV, from the coding sequence ATGGAATTCACGATCCAACACTTTATCGCGCTTGCGCCGCTGCTGATCACCAGCCTCACCGTTGTAGCGGTGATGCTGGCGATCGCCTGGCGCCGCAATCACTCACAAACGTTCCTGCTGTCCTGTGCCGGTTTGAACCTGGCCCTGCTGTCGATCATCCCGGCCCTCAAGGTTGCACCACTGGCGGTCACCCCGCTGATGATGGTCGATGACTTCGCGCTGCTGTATATCGCGTTGATCCTCGTCGCCACCCTGGCCTGCGTCACCCTCGCCCACGCCTACCTCGGCGAAGGCGGCACCGGTTACCCAGGCAACAAGGAAGAGCTGTACCTGCTGATCCTGCTGGCTGCGGCCGGCGGTATCGTGCTGGTCAGCGCGCAGCACCTGGCCGGCTTGTTCATCGGCCTGGAGCTGCTGTCGATCCCGACTTACGGCTTGGTGGCCTACGCCTTCTTCAACAAGCGCTCCCTGGAAGCCGGCATCAAGTACATGGTGCTGTCGGCCGCCGGTTCCGCGTTCCTGTTGTTCGGTATGGCCCTGCTTTACGCAGAAGCCGGCAGCCTGAGCTTCACCGGTATCGGTCACGCCCTGGCGACTACCAATAGCCCTGCACCGATTGCCCAACTGGGCCTGGCGATGATGCTGATCGGCCTGGCGTTCAAGCTGTCCTTGGTGCCTTTCCACCTGTGGACCCCGGACGTGTACGAAGGCGCCCCGGCGCCAGTGGCCGCGTTCCTGGCCACCGCGTCGAAGGTTGCGGTGTTTGCGGTGATGGTGCGTCTGTTCCAGATCTCCCCTGCCGCCAACACCGGCGTGCTGAGCAACGTGCTGACCATTATCGCGATTGCGTCGATCCTGTTCGGTAACCTGCTGGCCCTGACCCAGAACAACCTCAAGCGTCTGCTGGGCTATTCGTCCATCGCCCACTTCGGTTACCTGCTGATCGCCCTGGTGGCGAGCAAAGGCCTGGCCGTGGAAGCCATGGGCGTGTACTTGGTCACCTACGTGATCACCAGCCTCGGCGCGTTCGGTGTGATCACGCTGATGTCCTCGCCGTTCAAAGGCCGTGATGCCGACGCTCTGTACGAATACCGCGGCCTGTTCTGGCGCCGTCCGTACCTGACCGCCGTACTCACCGTGATGATGTTGTCCCTGGCGGGTATCCCGCTGACCGCAGGCTTTATCGGCAAGTTCTACATCGTTGCCACCGGCGTTGAAGCCCACGAATGGTGGTTGGTTGCGTCCTTGGTACTGGGCAGCGCCATCGGTGTGTTCTACTACCTGCGCGTGATGGTCACCCTGTACCTGATCGAGCCAAACCTGCGCCGTGTGGATGCCGAGCTGCACTGGGAACAGAAAGCCGGTGGCGTGATGCTGCTGGCTATCGCCCTGCTCGCGTTCTTCCTGGGTGTGTACCCACAACCGTTGCTCACCCTGGTGCAGCACGCGGTGCTGGGCGTTTGA
- a CDS encoding arylamine N-acetyltransferase family protein → MPRLTHRQLYLQRLGYDSPPPPTLQTLRELQLRHVCTFAFESLSTLLRTPVPIDLPSIEQKVLLDGRGGYCFELNHMFLTLLQELGFEARGLTGWVVMGGPADARTGRTHRLSLVTLDGVRYVTDVGFGGMVPSSPLQLDTDATQATAHEPYRLTFNGADYTLWAQVGEEWRGLYVFDLQEQADIDYEIGNWYVSTHPASTFVGQLKAALLAPGKRYTLNNANYAVHYLDRPSEKRAIESTDELLTVLHETLGIRLPAHPLLREALDGLVMANSKET, encoded by the coding sequence ATGCCCCGATTGACTCACCGTCAGCTCTACCTGCAACGCCTGGGCTATGACTCGCCGCCACCGCCAACCTTGCAAACCTTACGCGAACTGCAGTTGCGCCATGTGTGCACCTTCGCCTTTGAGAGCCTGTCGACACTGCTGCGCACCCCGGTGCCAATCGACTTGCCGAGCATCGAGCAAAAGGTACTGCTCGACGGGCGTGGCGGGTATTGCTTCGAGCTGAACCACATGTTTCTGACGCTGTTGCAGGAATTGGGCTTCGAGGCGCGCGGCCTTACCGGCTGGGTGGTGATGGGCGGGCCAGCGGATGCGCGCACCGGTCGCACCCATCGCCTGAGCCTGGTCACCCTGGATGGCGTGCGCTACGTCACCGACGTCGGCTTCGGCGGCATGGTGCCGAGCAGCCCGTTGCAGTTGGACACGGACGCAACCCAGGCCACCGCCCATGAACCCTATCGCCTGACGTTCAATGGCGCCGATTACACCTTGTGGGCCCAGGTCGGCGAGGAGTGGCGTGGCTTGTATGTGTTCGACCTGCAAGAGCAGGCGGATATCGACTATGAAATCGGCAACTGGTACGTGTCGACGCACCCGGCTTCAACGTTTGTCGGTCAACTCAAAGCCGCGCTGCTCGCGCCGGGCAAACGCTACACCTTGAATAACGCCAACTATGCCGTCCACTACCTGGATCGGCCCAGTGAAAAGCGCGCAATCGAGAGCACCGATGAGCTGTTGACAGTGCTGCACGAGACCTTGGGCATTCGTCTGCCGGCCCATCCTCTGCTTCGCGAAGCCCTTGATGGCTTAGTAATGGCTAACTCGAAAGAGACTTGA
- a CDS encoding Dyp-type peroxidase, translating into MSQYQPGILAAPVPLQARHLFFAVDSLAAVPAALDALVQLADSAAVVGFGEPLVTALGAKVEGLRAFPAVSGPGAHNPSTQQALWVWLHGVDRGELLLRSRTFEKALAPAFRLVQMTEGFRYKTGFDLTDYEDGTENPHDDAAVEAAMTDSGASFAAIQQWQHDLDGFAALPAQERDHIIGRRHGDNEELQDAPESAHTKRTAQESFTPEAFVVRRSMPWAENGQAGLMFLAFGHSFDAFEAQLRRMSGLEDGIVDGLYRISTPLTGGYYWCPPLKDGHLDLSAICV; encoded by the coding sequence ATGAGTCAGTACCAGCCGGGCATTCTTGCCGCACCGGTGCCGTTGCAGGCACGCCATCTGTTTTTTGCCGTGGATAGCCTGGCAGCCGTGCCCGCCGCATTGGACGCGCTGGTGCAGCTGGCGGATTCGGCCGCGGTGGTCGGTTTTGGTGAGCCGCTGGTAACCGCCTTGGGTGCAAAGGTTGAAGGTTTGCGCGCATTCCCGGCCGTCAGCGGCCCGGGCGCGCATAACCCCTCGACCCAGCAGGCGCTGTGGGTGTGGCTGCATGGCGTGGATCGTGGTGAGCTGCTGTTGCGTAGCCGCACCTTTGAAAAAGCCTTGGCCCCGGCGTTTCGCCTGGTGCAGATGACCGAAGGCTTCCGTTACAAGACCGGTTTCGATTTGACCGACTACGAAGACGGCACCGAAAACCCCCACGACGATGCAGCGGTTGAAGCCGCGATGACCGACAGTGGCGCCAGTTTTGCCGCGATCCAGCAATGGCAGCACGACCTCGACGGTTTTGCCGCGTTGCCTGCGCAAGAGCGCGACCACATCATCGGCCGCCGCCATGGTGATAACGAAGAGTTGCAAGACGCACCCGAGTCCGCCCACACCAAACGCACGGCCCAGGAAAGCTTCACCCCGGAAGCCTTCGTGGTGCGCCGCTCGATGCCTTGGGCCGAGAACGGTCAGGCGGGGTTGATGTTCCTTGCCTTTGGTCATTCCTTTGATGCGTTTGAAGCGCAACTGCGGCGCATGAGCGGGTTGGAGGATGGGATTGTGGATGGGTTGTATCGCATCAGCACGCCGTTGACCGGGGGTTATTACTGGTGCCCGCCGCTCAAGGATGGGCATCTGGACCTGAGTGCAATCTGCGTTTAG
- a CDS encoding DUF3087 domain-containing protein, which translates to MFELKPCDPATFRQQTRRSTLIIAVLFVALAMLLSSLAVMLFGTPGGDNFRFNVGGVFAGVLITVALVRGPFWTQPWLAPAVYGWQLKRSLMSVTNVMHKVTERVQANDPTAIKLLRFYHLGLTQMHELDANSSAQAQLVGEIDVHTAKMQALGIDTEQTRLDPAWLGSVKKA; encoded by the coding sequence ATGTTCGAGCTCAAACCCTGCGACCCTGCCACCTTCCGCCAACAGACCCGACGCAGCACGCTTATCATCGCCGTGCTGTTCGTGGCCCTGGCAATGCTGCTGTCGAGCCTGGCGGTGATGCTGTTTGGCACGCCCGGCGGTGACAACTTTCGCTTCAATGTCGGCGGCGTGTTCGCCGGCGTATTGATCACCGTCGCCCTGGTGCGCGGCCCGTTCTGGACTCAGCCTTGGCTGGCGCCGGCGGTGTATGGCTGGCAGCTCAAGCGCAGCTTGATGAGCGTCACCAACGTGATGCACAAGGTCACCGAACGCGTGCAAGCCAACGACCCGACGGCGATCAAACTGCTGCGTTTTTACCACTTGGGGCTCACGCAGATGCATGAACTGGACGCCAACTCCAGCGCCCAGGCGCAATTGGTCGGCGAGATCGACGTACACACCGCGAAGATGCAGGCCTTGGGGATCGACACCGAGCAAACCCGCCTCGACCCCGCCTGGCTAGGCAGCGTTAAAAAGGCCTGA
- a CDS encoding OprD family outer membrane porin, which translates to MPGDSESGALKGVSLRWRNGFSKANYLRDMNENRVIVGYTVALW; encoded by the coding sequence GTGCCTGGCGACTCGGAGTCCGGGGCGCTGAAAGGGGTTTCGTTGCGGTGGCGCAATGGGTTCAGCAAGGCCAATTATCTGCGTGACATGAATGAAAACCGCGTGATCGTCGGTTATACCGTGGCGCTTTGGTGA
- a CDS encoding TetR/AcrR family transcriptional regulator, producing MVAKKLSAPNVTKTRLLDATEALFIKYGYDAVLLRQITERAQVNLAAVNYHFGDKDSLMKTLLMQRLEPLNEQRLELLARCEAESSGPLDCDTLLGVLFAPAMGLERSDPASGEGRSFIRFLGRVYSDTSPFIQEYLKVHYQPVFQRFFEAFALALPDLPRNELGVRLQFALKAISGVMAGTELRLLMNSMSLGRPATDAEVMAKLITLVSAAIRVPQQSPEAETALAKVLDTQRAIREQAATPATKAAR from the coding sequence ATGGTCGCGAAGAAACTCAGCGCTCCAAACGTTACCAAGACTCGACTGCTGGATGCGACAGAGGCTCTCTTCATCAAATACGGTTATGACGCCGTTCTGCTCCGGCAGATTACCGAGCGTGCCCAGGTGAACCTGGCCGCTGTGAACTATCACTTCGGGGACAAGGACTCCCTGATGAAAACCTTGCTGATGCAGCGTCTGGAGCCGCTCAACGAGCAGCGCCTGGAACTGCTGGCGCGCTGTGAAGCCGAATCCAGCGGCCCTCTCGACTGCGATACCTTGCTCGGTGTGTTGTTCGCGCCGGCAATGGGTCTGGAGCGCAGTGACCCGGCCAGTGGGGAAGGGCGTTCATTCATTCGGTTCCTGGGCCGGGTTTACAGCGACACCTCGCCGTTTATCCAGGAATACCTCAAGGTGCATTACCAGCCGGTCTTCCAGCGTTTCTTCGAAGCCTTCGCTCTGGCCCTGCCGGACCTGCCCCGCAATGAGCTGGGCGTGCGCCTGCAATTTGCGCTCAAGGCGATTTCCGGGGTGATGGCGGGGACTGAGCTGCGCCTGCTGATGAACTCCATGAGCTTGGGCCGCCCGGCGACGGACGCCGAGGTGATGGCCAAGTTGATTACCCTGGTCTCGGCAGCGATTCGCGTGCCGCAGCAAAGCCCCGAAGCTGAAACCGCGCTGGCCAAGGTGCTCGATACCCAGCGCGCCATCCGTGAACAAGCCGCCACGCCCGCCACCAAAGCGGCGCGATAA
- a CDS encoding FUSC family protein translates to MNLPFFARRLLRPLLDPYRRYRHAKLIHAVRVSIGLLATILLTTGINLPHGEWASVTMLIVIGGLQHHGNIGKKAVERAYGTLIGASVGLLLVVQQAYFGQPLLTYLLMSVVCGFFSYHAIGKGGYIALLSAITVFIVAGHGDNPISDGLWRTVDILIGIVLALAFSFALPLYAVYSWRYNLASALRDCAEIYSRIISGQSVTDDEHFKLLNRLNAAMLQLRSLMPSVSKEVRISMTELDAIQRHLRMCISTLEILGNTRPDPRDEQAMARMQVMLKAEHRQIRVHLVGMARALKLGFTDRLDRPAAQVSDEAGLEAPVQSALDGYRLLTLQLASNVDAMRQRLAKTSSHWKI, encoded by the coding sequence ATGAACCTGCCCTTCTTCGCCCGGCGCCTGTTGCGCCCCTTGCTCGACCCCTACCGGCGCTATCGCCATGCCAAGCTGATCCACGCCGTACGCGTGTCCATCGGTTTGTTGGCGACGATACTGCTTACCACCGGCATTAACCTGCCCCACGGTGAGTGGGCTTCGGTGACCATGCTGATCGTGATCGGCGGCTTGCAACACCACGGCAACATCGGCAAAAAAGCCGTGGAGCGCGCCTATGGCACCTTGATCGGCGCCAGCGTCGGCTTGCTGCTGGTGGTGCAACAGGCCTATTTCGGCCAGCCGTTGCTGACCTACTTGTTGATGTCGGTGGTGTGCGGGTTCTTTTCCTATCACGCCATCGGCAAGGGCGGTTACATCGCGCTGCTGTCAGCGATCACGGTGTTTATTGTCGCCGGCCACGGCGATAACCCGATCTCGGATGGCTTGTGGCGCACCGTGGACATCCTGATCGGCATTGTGTTGGCGCTGGCGTTCTCCTTCGCCCTGCCGCTGTACGCGGTGTACTCGTGGCGCTACAACCTGGCCAGTGCATTGCGCGACTGTGCCGAGATTTACAGCCGGATCATCAGCGGCCAGTCGGTCACCGATGATGAGCACTTCAAGCTGCTCAACCGCCTGAATGCAGCGATGCTGCAACTGCGCTCGTTGATGCCGTCGGTGTCCAAGGAAGTGCGCATCTCCATGACCGAGTTGGACGCCATCCAGCGACACTTGCGCATGTGCATCAGCACCCTGGAGATTCTCGGCAATACTCGGCCCGATCCACGCGATGAACAGGCGATGGCGCGCATGCAGGTGATGTTGAAGGCCGAGCATCGGCAGATTCGGGTGCATCTGGTGGGGATGGCGCGGGCATTGAAGTTGGGGTTTACCGACCGGCTGGATCGACCGGCCGCGCAGGTCTCGGATGAAGCCGGGTTGGAGGCGCCGGTACAGAGTGCACTGGATGGGTATCGGTTATTGACGTTGCAGTTGGCGAGCAACGTCGACGCCATGCGTCAGCGGTTGGCAAAAACGTCGAGCCATTGGAAGATTTGA
- a CDS encoding MFS transporter — protein MPSLAQRTADLTSRRAALTLALCLPSDVLLYLLLPMQSQAFGITLAQAGVLLAANRLVRIFGYRHVLNFYARNGDRLTCMIAAGAATVCALGNSLLSGFAALLGLRLIWGLCFAALNLSTQVLATSEPAGAARRAGRSRAVIALGPMLALPLGGWLTLWAGPRPIFVILAGCCLVGLWVARGLPTASHDLHSTGRRFKWPDSVATWSFIEGVALDGLFIFGLSIQAQKLLGGDAVLIAGGLMALRYASEMLLSPLGGRAAQRFGATSMLLLFSFLSALALTAFGSYWVIVGAAAVLVLRALQLPLVTTLVAERNPGSMRVSALASNAVWRDVGAGLGPLLAGLLLPVASAPWVFGLAGAAIAVSAVFCWRTKLSN, from the coding sequence ATGCCCAGCCTGGCCCAACGCACTGCTGATCTCACCTCCCGACGCGCCGCGCTGACCCTCGCGTTATGCCTGCCCAGTGACGTGCTGCTCTACTTGCTGCTGCCCATGCAATCCCAGGCCTTTGGCATCACGCTGGCCCAGGCCGGGGTGTTGCTGGCAGCCAACCGCCTGGTGCGGATTTTCGGTTACCGGCATGTGTTGAATTTCTACGCGCGCAACGGCGACCGGCTGACCTGCATGATCGCCGCCGGTGCTGCCACGGTGTGTGCCTTGGGCAACTCGCTGTTGTCGGGTTTCGCCGCATTGCTGGGGTTACGACTGATCTGGGGCCTGTGTTTTGCCGCGTTGAACCTCTCGACCCAAGTGTTGGCGACTTCCGAACCCGCTGGCGCAGCCCGCCGTGCGGGGCGTTCACGCGCGGTGATCGCCCTCGGGCCGATGCTGGCGTTGCCGCTGGGTGGCTGGCTGACCTTATGGGCCGGGCCGCGCCCGATCTTTGTGATTCTCGCCGGTTGCTGCCTGGTCGGCCTGTGGGTGGCGCGCGGCTTACCCACCGCAAGCCATGACTTGCACAGCACCGGGCGGCGCTTCAAGTGGCCTGACAGTGTGGCAACCTGGTCGTTTATCGAAGGTGTGGCGCTCGATGGGCTGTTTATCTTTGGCTTGTCGATCCAGGCACAGAAGCTTCTCGGCGGCGATGCGGTGCTGATCGCCGGTGGCCTGATGGCCCTGCGGTATGCCTCGGAGATGCTCCTGAGCCCGTTGGGCGGCCGGGCGGCGCAACGTTTTGGCGCGACCTCGATGCTGCTGCTGTTTTCGTTTTTGAGTGCACTGGCCCTGACCGCGTTCGGCAGTTATTGGGTGATCGTCGGCGCGGCGGCGGTGCTGGTGCTGCGCGCGCTACAACTGCCGCTGGTGACCACCTTGGTGGCCGAGCGAAACCCCGGTTCGATGCGCGTTTCAGCCCTGGCCTCCAACGCAGTGTGGCGCGACGTCGGCGCCGGCCTCGGGCCTTTGCTGGCCGGCCTGTTGCTGCCCGTGGCCTCGGCGCCCTGGGTGTTTGGCCTGGCTGGCGCGGCAATCGCGGTGAGCGCGGTGTTCTGCTGGCGAACCAAGCTTTCTAACTGA
- a CDS encoding DUF6555 family protein, whose product MSTAKIYTINYQLHGQPKSFVVRAEVMNNAEAWHWAAVDADIAHVSRIGRVGHEQVKKTTRPWAEKFGITEVTWVPPK is encoded by the coding sequence ATGAGTACCGCAAAAATCTACACCATCAACTATCAGCTGCACGGTCAACCGAAGTCCTTTGTGGTGCGCGCAGAAGTCATGAACAACGCCGAGGCCTGGCATTGGGCCGCGGTGGATGCCGACATCGCCCATGTCAGCCGCATTGGGCGTGTAGGTCACGAACAGGTGAAAAAAACCACCCGGCCTTGGGCGGAGAAGTTCGGTATTACCGAGGTCACTTGGGTACCGCCCAAGTAA
- a CDS encoding DUF6021 family protein: protein MSNPPKGPRSSEHASGKDELGFDPDSPDVSDPQVDPIGPAIAPLDKEKQPKKKPPYDPLGDLKTT, encoded by the coding sequence GTGAGCAATCCCCCGAAAGGCCCGCGTTCAAGCGAGCATGCCAGCGGCAAGGACGAACTGGGCTTTGACCCGGATTCCCCCGACGTGTCCGACCCGCAGGTCGACCCCATCGGGCCTGCGATAGCCCCGCTGGACAAGGAAAAGCAGCCGAAAAAAAAGCCGCCCTACGATCCGTTGGGCGACTTGAAGACAACGTGA
- a CDS encoding NADP-dependent glyceraldehyde-3-phosphate dehydrogenase, with the protein MTTSNLLAQLFPTSANDIPEQFRLAAPIEQRDYLVDGQLQVWNGPLAQVLSPVQLGDERVHIGSTPLLDADTALTALDAAVRAYDRGQGEWPTMRVAERIQHVEAFLRRMREQRDAVVKLLMWEIGKNLKDSQKEFDRTCDYITDTINALKELDRRSSRFELEQDTLGQIRRVPLGVALCMGPYNYPLNETFTTLIPALIMGNTVVFKPAKLGVLLIRPLLEAFRDSFPAGVINVIYGSGRETVSALMASGKIDIFAFIGTNKAASDLKKLHPKPHRLRAALGLDAKNPGIVLPQVDLDNAVNEAVTGSLSFNGQRCTALKILFVHEDVVDSFIEKFNTKLATLKPGMPWEDGVSLTPLPEVGKVDYLNALVGDAAQHGAQVVNANGGISRGSFFYPAVLYPVNPQMRVYHEEQFGPVVPIVPYRNLETVIDYVLDSDFGQQLSIFGTNAVEVGRLVDVFANQVGRININAQCQRGPDTFPFNGRKNSAEGTLSVHDALRVFSIRTLVATKFQESNKALVSDILRNRDSSFLTTDYIF; encoded by the coding sequence ATGACCACCAGTAACCTGCTCGCCCAGCTGTTTCCGACTTCCGCCAACGATATTCCCGAGCAATTTCGCCTCGCAGCGCCCATTGAACAGCGTGATTACTTGGTCGACGGCCAGTTGCAGGTGTGGAACGGGCCGTTGGCTCAGGTGCTGAGCCCGGTGCAACTGGGCGATGAGCGCGTGCATATTGGCAGCACGCCGTTGCTGGACGCCGACACCGCCCTCACCGCCCTCGACGCAGCAGTGCGCGCCTATGACCGTGGCCAGGGCGAATGGCCGACGATGCGCGTGGCTGAACGTATCCAGCATGTGGAAGCCTTCTTGCGGCGCATGCGCGAACAGCGTGATGCGGTGGTCAAGCTGCTGATGTGGGAGATCGGCAAGAACCTCAAAGACTCGCAGAAAGAGTTCGACCGCACTTGCGACTACATCACCGACACCATCAATGCGCTCAAAGAACTCGACCGCCGCAGCAGCCGCTTCGAGCTGGAACAGGACACCCTCGGGCAAATCCGCCGCGTACCGCTGGGCGTGGCGCTGTGCATGGGGCCTTATAACTACCCGCTGAACGAGACCTTCACCACGCTGATCCCGGCGCTGATCATGGGCAACACCGTGGTGTTCAAGCCGGCCAAGCTCGGCGTGTTGCTGATTCGCCCGCTGCTGGAGGCGTTCCGCGACAGCTTCCCGGCCGGGGTGATCAACGTGATCTACGGCAGTGGCCGCGAAACCGTCAGCGCGCTGATGGCCAGCGGCAAGATTGATATTTTCGCGTTTATCGGCACCAACAAGGCCGCCAGCGACCTGAAAAAACTGCACCCCAAACCGCACCGTTTGCGCGCGGCATTGGGCCTGGATGCGAAGAACCCTGGCATCGTGCTGCCCCAGGTGGACCTGGACAATGCGGTCAACGAGGCCGTCACCGGTTCCCTGTCGTTCAACGGCCAGCGCTGCACCGCACTGAAAATCCTGTTTGTACATGAAGACGTGGTCGACAGCTTTATCGAAAAATTCAACACCAAGCTTGCGACGTTAAAGCCTGGCATGCCGTGGGAAGACGGCGTGTCGCTGACGCCACTGCCGGAAGTGGGCAAGGTCGATTACCTCAACGCGCTGGTGGGCGATGCGGCGCAGCACGGCGCCCAAGTGGTGAATGCCAACGGCGGCATCAGCCGTGGTTCGTTCTTCTACCCGGCGGTGCTGTACCCGGTGAACCCGCAAATGCGCGTGTACCACGAGGAGCAGTTTGGCCCGGTGGTGCCGATCGTGCCTTACCGTAACCTGGAGACGGTGATCGACTATGTGCTGGACTCGGATTTCGGCCAGCAACTGAGCATTTTCGGCACCAACGCCGTGGAAGTCGGGCGGCTGGTGGATGTGTTTGCCAACCAGGTCGGCCGTATCAACATCAACGCCCAATGCCAGCGCGGGCCGGACACGTTCCCCTTCAACGGCCGCAAGAACTCGGCCGAGGGTACGCTGTCGGTCCATGACGCGTTGCGCGTGTTCTCGATCCGCACCCTGGTGGCGACCAAGTTCCAAGAGAGCAACAAGGCGCTGGTCAGCGATATCTTGCGCAACCGTGATTCGAGCTTTTTGACCACTGACTACATTTTCTAA
- a CDS encoding MFS transporter has translation MSSVADGLPANKRLPAVIALSLGIGMATLDTAIVNTALPTLAEGIGTDSASVIWVVNAYQLAIIATVLPFASLSDVLGHRRVYLGGLLLFIISSLFCGLAGSLLTLTAARVAQGLGAAAVMSVNTALLRHIYPSKMLGRGLGYNSLVVGLAFTLGPTAASAILSVATWHWLYLINVPLGLLALGLGLRSLPTLPMTGHAFDRLAALLCAGLFALLVLGLGTAVHGAQGALTLGLIAVALMCGAVLLRRQAGHPAPMLALDLFKRPVFALSSLTAICAFSAQGLAFVSLPFLLQAVLGHSQVETGFLMTPWPAVVAVMALVAGRLADRVSLGVLCGVGLLMLSVGMAALANLGNGASAFDIGWRMALCGAGFGFFQSPNLKAIMTSAPLARSGGASGIVAISRLLGQTLGASLVAFCFHLSLGSGPQYALWLGCGFALVGSVASGLRLLPYGKKPDRSL, from the coding sequence ATGTCTTCTGTTGCCGATGGGTTGCCCGCCAATAAACGCCTGCCGGCAGTGATCGCCCTTTCTTTGGGGATCGGCATGGCCACCCTGGACACGGCTATCGTCAATACGGCGCTGCCGACCCTGGCCGAAGGCATCGGCACCGACTCCGCCTCGGTGATCTGGGTGGTCAACGCCTACCAGTTGGCGATTATCGCCACGGTGCTGCCGTTCGCGTCGTTGAGTGATGTGCTGGGGCACCGTCGGGTGTACCTCGGCGGGTTGCTGCTGTTTATTATCTCGTCGCTGTTTTGCGGGCTGGCCGGGTCGCTGCTGACGCTGACCGCCGCGCGCGTGGCGCAAGGCCTGGGCGCGGCGGCGGTGATGAGCGTCAACACCGCGTTGCTGCGGCATATCTACCCTTCAAAAATGCTTGGGCGTGGCCTGGGTTATAACTCGTTGGTGGTGGGGCTGGCGTTCACCCTCGGGCCGACCGCTGCGTCGGCGATTCTGTCGGTGGCGACCTGGCATTGGTTGTACCTGATCAACGTGCCGCTGGGGCTGCTGGCCCTGGGGCTGGGCCTGCGTTCATTACCCACGCTGCCCATGACCGGCCACGCCTTCGACCGTCTCGCCGCGTTGCTATGTGCCGGGTTGTTTGCCCTGCTGGTGCTGGGCCTGGGCACGGCGGTACACGGTGCCCAGGGCGCACTGACCTTGGGCCTGATCGCCGTGGCGCTGATGTGCGGCGCGGTGTTGCTGCGCCGCCAGGCCGGTCATCCGGCGCCGATGCTGGCTCTGGATTTGTTCAAACGGCCGGTGTTTGCGCTGTCTTCCCTCACCGCGATCTGCGCGTTCAGCGCCCAGGGCCTGGCCTTTGTGTCGCTGCCGTTCCTGTTGCAGGCGGTGCTCGGCCATAGCCAGGTAGAAACCGGGTTTCTGATGACGCCGTGGCCGGCAGTGGTCGCCGTCATGGCCTTGGTGGCGGGGCGCCTGGCGGATCGGGTGTCGCTGGGCGTGTTGTGCGGCGTCGGCTTGCTGATGCTCAGCGTGGGCATGGCCGCGTTGGCGAACTTGGGCAATGGCGCGTCAGCCTTTGATATTGGTTGGCGCATGGCCCTGTGCGGCGCCGGGTTTGGCTTTTTTCAATCGCCCAACCTCAAGGCGATCATGACCAGCGCGCCGTTGGCCCGCAGCGGTGGGGCCAGCGGCATCGTCGCGATTTCGCGGTTGCTGGGCCAGACGCTGGGGGCGTCGTTGGTGGCGTTCTGTTTTCATCTGTCCCTGGGCAGTGGCCCGCAATACGCGCTGTGGCTGGGTTGCGGGTTTGCACTGGTGGGCAGTGTGGCCAGCGGCCTGCGTTTACTGCCCTATGGAAAAAAGCCGGATAGATCGTTGTAA